The following nucleotide sequence is from Halogeometricum borinquense DSM 11551.
ACGCGGTAGCATCGGACGATCACCGCGTCTCGTCGCGTCACCGAACGCTCCTGCCAACGAGCGGGACGACCAATCGACCGGACGATACTGTCCGCATTGCGGCTCGGAGAACGAACCGGACCATACGTTCGACCGGTGTTGGAACTGCGCGAATCGACTCGTGTAACCCGTCACACCGGCCGGACGTTGCGTCCTCATAGCTGCCGGTGCCGTTTTTCCGTTGGGTATCCTGCTCTATCAGCAGATTTTTTGACAGTGTATTGTTGTTCTCATCCATGGAACTCGCCGGACGCTCGATCAGAGAGCGCGTGATGCAGACACTCGTCGTGTTCGTTGTTTTCTTCGCGTACGACTACTTGCAGAACGCGGTCGATTGGAGTTACCTTTTCGCGGCGACAGCTCTCTTCTTCGTGATGATGCTCGTTATCGACGGTCTCTCGGAACGACTCAAAAGTCGTAGCTAAGTCACTGTCGCCACTATTCGGAACTGTGACTCGCGCTCTCGCTATCAACGTCGCCGCCAACACCAATTTGCCCGGTGTTCGCGGTCCCGTCTACCCGGATGGAACGTTCGCCTATGTCCCCATTCCTGAACGCAAACCGACCCGACCGGATGCGACGGTTCCAACGTACGCTGACATCGACCCACCAGTCGAGATTCCCGCTGACGCCCGCGACGCGCCCGTCCATCTGGACCCCGAGTTCGCCGGCTATCCGTTCTGTGACCGCTACACGTACGGCGACGAACACGGTGTGAAGGCCGGTCCGCTCTCGGATCTCGATGCTGGCGATTGGCTGTTTTTCTATGCGACGCTGGATCTGCACGAGGCGACCGGCAATGGGGACACAGTCGACGCAGACGACGGCACGAACTATCTCGCACCGGATTGGGGGACGTACCTCATCGGCGGTTTCGAAGTCGATATCGCCGTCACGGGTTCGGAGTACGAGTCGCTTCCGGCGCCCGAGCGCGCTCGATTCGCCACTAACGCGCACGTCAAGCGCGAGTCGTTCGACGCGGCGGTGCTCGTCGCCGGAACCGACCGGTCGCGCCTGTTCGACCGCGTGGTGCCGCTCTCGACGCGCGAAGCGGGCGCGGACGCGAACCGCATCGTTACCGACCTCTCGAACGACTCCGGGAAGGGTCCGTGGTGGCGGCGCGTCCTTCGGTTTGACGCCAAGGCGACCGATGAACTGCTTCGCGTGATCGAATCGCGCGAGTTCGATCCGTATCTCGGATGACGCCTCGTCCGAAGTCGTGACTATCTCGGAAACGAACGCTTTTCACCCGCGCCGAGTAGTCGAACGCATGGATAGTGGGGTTTTAACGCTCTCTCGCCGCCGTCTTCTTGCCGCGAGTACGGCCGGTGTAGCCGCCCTTGCGGGATGTGGGGGAACGAACGCGCGGAACAGTGATTCGAACGACGCCGCCAGTCTCGGTTACGTCCGGGTAGTGAATCGGGACGACACGGCACACACGGCCCACGTGTTGGTCGAACGCGACGACGAGGTCGTATTCTGGTCGTCCTACGACCTCCCGGCCGTTGGGGACGACACGCCTACTGTCACCGTCGAGGGGCCGTGGGCCGACGCTTCGACTCCCGCGGCATACGAGGTGTACTTCCGAATCGACGAACAGAACGACTGGAAGACGTTCAGCACGGCGGAGAGCGACCTCGACTGCTACGGGCTCGAAGCGCGCGTGAACGACGACGCGGGGCTCGGTCTCTGGGTCGAGCACCAACCCGACGAGTGCGGGACGCCGACGGCGACGGAGTAGCAGGGTTCGCCGGAGAGACGGGCAACTACGGGACGTTATCGACAGAAATGAGCTGACCGGGGGTTCACCGAGCAAATCGAGGTGAACATCGGTCGGCAAACGACTATAAGGAGTGCGCCGACCGGGAATCGAACCGGAGCCAGACGTTCCGGCTCGCTTCACTCGCGGGCTGCGACTGGCAGGGTTCGATTCCCTGCGTATTTCGTCTCACTTCGTTCGACAGAAATGAGCTGACCGGGGGTTCACCGAGCAAATCGAGGTGAACATCGGTCGGCAAACGACTATAAGGAGTGCGCCGACCGGGAATCGAACCCGGACTATTAGCTTGGGAAGCTAATGTCCTACCATTGGACCATCGGCGCTCACTTCGTTCGCCCTGTGGTCAATCTCGCTTCGCTCGCTTGACCATCGGCGCTCGTTTTTCCCGCAATTTTATCTACTCCACCGGCCACACTTGAACGTAGCGTTTCACCGACCCGTCGGTAACTCCTTGCGAAAGTGGACACGCGTCCACAGAAACGCGGTAACGGGTGTCTATTAGTTCTCCGAGGTGCTACCGTCGTTCGATGAGCACGGAACCGACGATTTTGAGCGATACCGCCCCGCTTGACCTTCGCTTGTCGGACGACGAACTCGAAGCGACCCACAACCACATCCTCCAGTTCATCCGCGATGTGGTGGATGGTGCCGGTGCCGAGGGTGCCGTTCTCGGCCTGTCGGGCGGCATCGATAGCACGGCGACAGCCTACCTCGCGGCCGAAGCACTCGGAAAGGAGAATCTCCACGGGCTGGTGATGCCGAGCGTGGTCAACTCCGACGAGAACATGAGCGACGCCGAACGCGTCGCACAGGAGTTAGAAATCGAGTACGACGTGGTGGAGATTCAACCCATCGCCGAGACGTTCTTCGATACGTTCCCCGAAGCCGCGAACGACAGGATGGCCGCCGGGAACGTCTACGTCCGCGTCCGCGGCGTCCTGAACTACTTCGTCGCCAACCACGAGAACAAAATCGTTCTCGGAACTGGCAACCGGTCTGAAGCCCTCACGGGATACTTCACGAAGTACGGTGACCAAGCGGTCGATTGCAATCCTATCGGCAACCTCTACAAACAGCAGGTCCGCCAACTGGCCGCCCACGTCGGCGTCCCCCAAGACCTCGTGATGAAAACACCCTCGGCTGGGATGTGGACCGGCCAAACTGACGAGGACGAGATGGGCATGCACTACGACACCCTCGACGCGATTCTCGCACTCCACGTCGATGGTCCCCTCTCGAAGTCCGCGACGATGGACCACATCGACGTCACCGGCGAGCAGATCGACAGGGTAGTCGAACTGTACGAACAGAGCGCACACAAGCGGCAGATGCCGCCCGCGCCGGAACCGCTGGATCTCTGAGACGGCGTTACAACGCCGGTTCGTTCTGAGAACGACCGTCAGTCACTCCGAGTCGTCTCCTCCTCTTTCTCCCCGAGTCTGTCGGATATCGCCGACGTATCGCTCGTGCAGACGGGCGAATGCCTCCGCTTCGGCCCGTTCGCGCGCTTTATCGTCCGCATCGTCGCGGAGTCGCCGCTTTACGACGCGGAGTGCGTCCGACCGGTTGGACGCGATTTCGTCGGCAACGGTCCGCGGGTCCTCGACAACCCGAGAGACGAGACCGATTCGGCGGGCCTCCGCTGCGTCTACGACGCGCCCCGAGAGCGCGATATCCATCGCTTCACCCTCGCCAACGATTCGCGGCAGGCGGACGGTGCCGCCCCACGCGCCGAACAGGCCGAACTCGACGCCGGGTTCGGCGAACGTCGCGTCGGGCGTCGCCACGCGCACGTCGCAGGCCAGCGCCATTTCGACACCGCCGCCGCGGGCCGCACCGTCGATTCCGGCGACGACAACTGCCGATGCGTCGGCGATGGTGTTCGCTACTTGTTGTCCTTTTTGGGCGAACGCTTCCGGATCCGCGAGTTCCGAGACGCTGTCGAGGTCAGCGCCCGCACAGAAATGCCCACCCGCCCCGCGGAGGTAGATGACAGGCGTCTCGTTGGAGTCAGCGTCGGTCACGGCGGCCGCCAGCTCATCGAGGTCCGTGGGCCGAAGCGCGTTTCGTCGCTCCGGTCGGTCGATAGTCACGACGCGCACCGGTCCGTCCGCCGTCGTTCGAATCATGCGCGTCTGTCCTACGTGTTTTCCAAAGGTCTTTGCCCTTCCCGCCGTAACTCTCGGCTAATGGACGACGCCGTGCGGGCCCGCGATGCCGCACGTGAGGCGCTCGACGATATCGAGCCAGACCGCCTCCGTGAGGTGTTGTTCGACCGTCTCGACGAAACTTCAATGACTCCGGGGGCACTCACAATCCTGAGCGCACGTGCGCTCAAACCGGGTGTGGACGCTGACGCCGATGGACTGGCCGAACGTGCTGCGGGCGTCCAACTCATCTACGAGGGTCTCAGACTCACACGAACGCTGACGCACGAGGAACCGTGGCTCACCGCCGACGGGGAGGACATCGACGGCGATATGGACGTACTCGCTGCCGACGTACTCGTCTCGCGGGGGTTCTATGTCCTCGCTCGAACCAACGCGGCCAAGCGAGCAGTCGAAGTGGTCCGCTC
It contains:
- a CDS encoding DUF7577 domain-containing protein, which gives rise to MEAWGWIVVYAIGLTILQLLVYRYLLNNGGEVGYDGVVGDSDDRPDGPVAHGGERGSIGRSPRLVASPNAPANERDDQSTGRYCPHCGSENEPDHTFDRCWNCANRLV
- a CDS encoding Nmad3 family putative nucleotide modification protein, which gives rise to MTRALAINVAANTNLPGVRGPVYPDGTFAYVPIPERKPTRPDATVPTYADIDPPVEIPADARDAPVHLDPEFAGYPFCDRYTYGDEHGVKAGPLSDLDAGDWLFFYATLDLHEATGNGDTVDADDGTNYLAPDWGTYLIGGFEVDIAVTGSEYESLPAPERARFATNAHVKRESFDAAVLVAGTDRSRLFDRVVPLSTREAGADANRIVTDLSNDSGKGPWWRRVLRFDAKATDELLRVIESREFDPYLG
- a CDS encoding NAD+ synthase produces the protein MSTEPTILSDTAPLDLRLSDDELEATHNHILQFIRDVVDGAGAEGAVLGLSGGIDSTATAYLAAEALGKENLHGLVMPSVVNSDENMSDAERVAQELEIEYDVVEIQPIAETFFDTFPEAANDRMAAGNVYVRVRGVLNYFVANHENKIVLGTGNRSEALTGYFTKYGDQAVDCNPIGNLYKQQVRQLAAHVGVPQDLVMKTPSAGMWTGQTDEDEMGMHYDTLDAILALHVDGPLSKSATMDHIDVTGEQIDRVVELYEQSAHKRQMPPAPEPLDL
- a CDS encoding enoyl-CoA hydratase/isomerase family protein — translated: MIRTTADGPVRVVTIDRPERRNALRPTDLDELAAAVTDADSNETPVIYLRGAGGHFCAGADLDSVSELADPEAFAQKGQQVANTIADASAVVVAGIDGAARGGGVEMALACDVRVATPDATFAEPGVEFGLFGAWGGTVRLPRIVGEGEAMDIALSGRVVDAAEARRIGLVSRVVEDPRTVADEIASNRSDALRVVKRRLRDDADDKARERAEAEAFARLHERYVGDIRQTRGERGGDDSE
- a CDS encoding DUF7114 family protein, producing the protein MDDAVRARDAAREALDDIEPDRLREVLFDRLDETSMTPGALTILSARALKPGVDADADGLAERAAGVQLIYEGLRLTRTLTHEEPWLTADGEDIDGDMDVLAADVLVSRGFYVLARTNAAKRAVEVVRSFGRDQTLRQEQDDAETLDRNLEADIFTLAVVAGTTAVGGDAPPALLEYAAELARECDADGALPPAAAAFSDATTERIASLSVASATDDRVPSSATDR